From Nerophis ophidion isolate RoL-2023_Sa unplaced genomic scaffold, RoL_Noph_v1.0 HiC_scaffold_293, whole genome shotgun sequence, a single genomic window includes:
- the LOC133547951 gene encoding uncharacterized protein LOC133547951 → MELSGGLLHGSWGRVILWGLDGAAAREEGDKTGKGTGVTGPLGPGTGSTTGDQSPTTGSVMVDAVARTGACRVGTGRGSGSGSGSGSGSGGCTTSITTRVLEGSKRTGDPVCWDRDGLPPSSTPRTSTQMEITRPSASRSVSVVNLRPRCVLVQAEATWNGSFQFCPIKALNLLISDSHAAPPRSSCEAVVDDGPQNDNLRHHSGRIEVEDEGAGYSWEDQDLRGIPYARDVRIPSTQFGHPQAFGVSPLACTPFGVVLDDTNPDRSPPVPEEVLHQVGGGVLLSSNVVSMLVETGGDGVSRLPNIQGVATLASDDVNAVFCACVPPA, encoded by the exons ATGGAGTTGTCGGGAGGACTGCTGCATGGCTCCTGGGGTCGTGTCATTCTCTGGGGCCTGGATGGTGCCGCAGCCAGAGAAGAAGGCGACAAAaccgggaaggggaccggggtgACCGGTCCCCTAGGACCCGGAACCGGCTCcaccacaggggaccagtccccgACCACGGGGTCGGTCATGGTGGACGCCGTGGCTCGCACAGGAGCGTGCAGGGTTGGAACCGGCAggggcagcggcagcggcagcggcagcggcagcggcagcggcggCTGCACTACCTCCATCACCACTCGGGTGCTGGAAGGATCCAAGCggactggtgaccccgtctgctgGGATCGTGACGGACTACCCCCCTCGTCCACGCCACGAACGTCCACACAGATGGAGATCACCAGACCCTCAGCCAGCCGCAGTGTCTCGGTGGTCAACCTGCGTCCCAGGTGTGTCCTGGTCCAAGCTGAGGCCACCTGGAATGGTTCCTTCCAATTTTGCCCAATAAAAGCACTCAATTTGTTGATTTCC gatAGCCACGCAGCACCTCCGCGTAGCTCCTGCGAGGCGGTTGTTGACGACGGTCCGCAAAATGATAATCTTCGTCATCATAGCGGCCGTATTGAGGTTGAGGACGAGGGGGCGGG gtaCTCGTGGGAAGACCAGGACCTCCGGGGCATCCCCTACGCCAGAGACGTCCGGATTCCCAG TACCCAATTTGGTCATCCACAGGCGTTCGGCGTGTCGCCGTTGGCCTGCACTCCATTTGGAGTCGTGCTGGATGACACAAACCCGGACAGAAGCCCACCCGTGCCGGAGGAAGTGTTGCACCAGGTGGGTGGTGGTGTTCTTCTGTCGAGtaatgttgtgtctatgttggtgGAAACGGGTGGCGATGGTGTTTCCCGTCTCCCCAACATACAGGGCGTGGCAACGCTGGCATCGGATGACGTAAACGCAGTTTTTTGTGCGTGCGTCCCCCCTGCATAG